Within the Deltaproteobacteria bacterium genome, the region GGGGTGGGAATCATTCAAGAACCTGAAGTCATTTGTCTGCAAATGCACGAGCTGCGGTGCAGAAAAAGAGATCTTTTCAGACGAATTCAACAAGTCCCACACCTGCCCCAAGTGCGGAGCCGAGATTGATTTTGCCTCATGTACCTTTGAGGCAGGGGCCAGCACCCCTTCGCCGCGCTAACAGGCGACTCCTTGGAGCTATTATCGCTTTGGCCTGTAAATCTGGCCGAACCAGGAAACGGGGCAGCCATTCAGCGCGCCTTGCAAACTCGAACAGTAGAACTGCGGATAGTTTGCAGGGTGCCTGCTACCAGGCGCTCCGTATCGTAGCCGGCATGAAAGGTGTTGATATTGGGCGCCCCCACGCGGCCGATGCTGTATGTGAACCATTCCAGTGCTAGAATCGTATTGAGAAAGCGCTGGAGTGGTTGGTTGGTTTCTGGTGTCTGCAGCAAGTACAGCCAATCCATAAAAGCGGCAGGCAGTGAATCGCTGCCAGCCGTTCCTTGCTGCAGCCAGATGATGCGCGCAGAGAACATATCCCTCAGTACGGGTGCAATTTCTACTGCCCTCCTGGCACTGTCAAAATCATCTATCAGAAAGACTATGGTATCACCGGGACGGGTGATGAAATAATGAGTATGACAGTATTCCTCGATCCCGGTAAAATGAGCAAGGCGGTTGAACTCGTACATTTTGTAAACAGCGAAACGCGCTGCTATCTTGGCCCAGCCACAGCCCAGGAAAAAAGTCTGCTGGCTCCTGGCCCACTCCCCTGCCTGGCTGACAAGTGGCTGATAAAAACTGGGGGCAAGCAAGGTGCGGGTATGTTGCCAGAGGACTTGCCAGTCCATTTCTACGGAGGCCGCCCGCACGAGCGTCAATAGAACTGCCCAGAAACTCTTCGTCTGGGCAACGTCGTGATGATAACCCACATATTGTTTGGCCATCTCATCATCATAATTGGAGTATTGCAGCTCTTTGACCGGCGAGGCATATATGGGCCAGAGGTTAGTTGCTATTTGGGCTAGAGGACTTTGAGGATTGTCCGTTATTGCCGCCAGCTCAGCTCCAGCTGCTAAAGCGCGTTGACTTGCTTCGAGCACCCGGGGAGTGTAACCGGAAACGCTGATGGCAATGAGGAGGTCTTTCTTGCCAAGATCAGGAGCAGCGCGGCTGGCCTCCAGAGCCGGCAGTGCCTCGATGGGCCTGTGCTGCTCTATGAGCCACTGGCCAAACAGAGCAGCACAATAGGAATCACCTGCACCCGTGATGATTACCCTGCCGCCATGGACAGGCCACTCTGGCCGGGAAAGTTGCTGGTGCTGGAGAGCTATGCTCTCCTGTTCCAGGATTTCCTGGTAGATGTATTCGTCCTGCAGCATGATTCCGCCTGATGAAGAAAAATTGTCTCCAGCCTAGCTGCAGCTCATGGTTATGTCAAGAAGGTGCGGCTTGTAGAGGAGCTAGTTGCAGTGGACGCCAAACTGACAGGTCTGCAAACCCGGAAAGGCAGGATAGACTGATTTCTTGGCTAGAGTAGACTAGCATTGTCGACAATAAGCCTGTAATGCTCATACTTATTTGATACATGAATTAATAGAAAAGTTCATCTATTCAGTCTGGCGGCACTAGATAACAGGTTGAGGAAAGAGGGGGTTCACAAGTTCCTGCCATTTGACAATGAACAGCTATCGAACCATATTGCGGCAGGGTCTCATCTCCGGCGTCCGGAAGGGAATGCACGGCTTCGTCTGGATGATGAAGATTCTGGTGCCAATTTCCTTTGCCACAGCTCTTTTGGCCTGGAGTGGGCTGATTCACAAGCGCAACCATCTGGTTCAGCCAGTGATGGATTGGCTCAGCCTGCCGGGCATTGCCGCCCTGCCATTATTGATTGGCATGCTCACCGGAATCTACGGCGCTCTCGCAGTCATGGTTGTTCTGCCGCTTTCCAAAGAGCAGATGACCCTCATAGCCATTTTCCTGCTCATTGCCCACAACCTCATTCAAGAAGGGGCCATCCAGGGAAAATCAGGACTTCATCCGCTGAAAGCCACAATATTTCGTCTGATTGCAGCCACTGTAACAGTGATGATTTCGGCACATTTTCTCCAGGTAACAGCAGCAGCTCCTGCTCATGGGATGGCAGTTGCTCCAGGTGCCGGGCCACTGAGTGCAGTGCTCAGCGCATGGCTCCTGGATACCCTCAGGCTCAGCCTCAAAATATTCGCCATCATTATGAGCGTCCTGATTCTCCTCGAGACGTTGAAAAAACTTGGCTGGATCTCCCATATAGTCCGGTTACTTCGCCCTTTATTGAGGGT harbors:
- a CDS encoding SIS domain-containing protein, which translates into the protein MLQDEYIYQEILEQESIALQHQQLSRPEWPVHGGRVIITGAGDSYCAALFGQWLIEQHRPIEALPALEASRAAPDLGKKDLLIAISVSGYTPRVLEASQRALAAGAELAAITDNPQSPLAQIATNLWPIYASPVKELQYSNYDDEMAKQYVGYHHDVAQTKSFWAVLLTLVRAASVEMDWQVLWQHTRTLLAPSFYQPLVSQAGEWARSQQTFFLGCGWAKIAARFAVYKMYEFNRLAHFTGIEEYCHTHYFITRPGDTIVFLIDDFDSARRAVEIAPVLRDMFSARIIWLQQGTAGSDSLPAAFMDWLYLLQTPETNQPLQRFLNTILALEWFTYSIGRVGAPNINTFHAGYDTERLVAGTLQTIRSSTVRVCKAR
- a CDS encoding iron transporter, with protein sequence MNSYRTILRQGLISGVRKGMHGFVWMMKILVPISFATALLAWSGLIHKRNHLVQPVMDWLSLPGIAALPLLIGMLTGIYGALAVMVVLPLSKEQMTLIAIFLLIAHNLIQEGAIQGKSGLHPLKATIFRLIAATVTVMISAHFLQVTAAAPAHGMAVAPGAGPLSAVLSAWLLDTLRLSLKIFAIIMSVLILLETLKKLGWISHIVRLLRPLLRVLGLNHQAGVLWITAAMFGLAYGAAVIVEEAREGYLQSEELEGLHLSIGINHSLLEDPSLFLAMGLSPFWLWVPRLITAMVAVRLLSVWQSFARRRI